The proteins below come from a single Ochotona princeps isolate mOchPri1 chromosome 6, mOchPri1.hap1, whole genome shotgun sequence genomic window:
- the LOC131480506 gene encoding LOW QUALITY PROTEIN: zinc finger protein 585A-like (The sequence of the model RefSeq protein was modified relative to this genomic sequence to represent the inferred CDS: inserted 1 base in 1 codon): MIYFKMCLFPRNPDATTFGKRHASNVPENGEAFHQKSYLIKHHKIHTWEKPYECSKCGKAFCHKLALITHQRIHTGGKPYECSECPKAFCQQSSLIKHQRIHTGENLHECSQCKKAFCQRSSLIKHRRIHTGKNLHECTQCKKVFCQKSHLITHQRIHTGEKPYECSECGKAFSDQSSLIRHQRIHTRENLYECSDCGKGFNRISYLTVHQRIHTGEKPYECKECGKAFFHKSALIIHQRIHTGEKPYQCSECGKTFCQKSYLIKHRKIHTGEKPYECPECGKAFFKPYDLIIHLRIHTGEKPYQCSECPKSFCGRSSLLKHQRLHTWEKLYECSECGKAFHRKSHLATHQRVHTGEKPYECSECGKTFSQKSYLITHQGIHTGENPYECSVCGKVFGCKSQLSIHQRIHTGEKPYECSECKKSFYKKSVLISHQRTHTGEKPYECKECGKAFGRKSNLNKHEKIHTREKPYECSECGKAFGCKSNLKRHEKIHTREKPYECSECGKAFSHKSALLTHQTIHAGEKPYGCKECGKXFGQKSYLNKHQKIHTREKHMCNDCGKAFCQRSSLVRHQTIHTGE; the protein is encoded by the exons atgatttatttcaaaatgtgtctTTTTCCTAGGAATCCTGATGCAACGACATTTGGAAAAAGGCATGcctctaatgtacctgagaatgGGGAAGCTTTTCATCAGAAGTCATACCTAATCAAACATCACAAAATCCACACatgggaaaaaccttatgaatgtagcaagtgtggaaaagccttttgccACAAGTTAGCtctcattacacatcagagaatccacacagggggaAAGccatatgaatgtagtgagtgtccAAAAGCCTTTTGCCAGCAGTCATCTCTCATTAAACATcaaagaatccacacaggggaaaatctTCATGAATGTAGTCAGTGTAAGAAAGCTTTTTGCCAGCGGTCATCTCTCATCAAACATCggagaatccacacagggaaaAATCTTCATGAATGTACTCAGTGTAAGAAAGTTTTTTGCCAGAAATCACACCTAAtcacacatcagagaatccacacaggggaaaaaccttatgaatgtagtgagtgtggaaaagccttttctGACCAGTCAtctctcattagacatcagagaatccacacaaggGAAAATCTTTATGAATGTAGTGACTGTGGGAAAGGTTTTAACAGGATATCATATCTAACTGTACATCAAAGAatacacacaggggaaaaaccttatgaatgtaaagagtgtgggaaagcctttttCCACAAGTCAGCTCTCAtaatacatcagagaatccacacaggggaaaaaccctatcagtgtagtgagtgtgggaaaacATTTTGTCAGAAATCATACCTAATTAAACATCGcaaaatccacacaggggaaaaaccttatgagtgtcctgagtgtggaaaagcctttttcAAGCCATATGATCTCATTATACATctgagaatccacacaggggaaaaaccttatcaaTGTAGTGAGTGTCCAAAATCCTTTTGTGGTCGCTCGTCTCTTCTTAAACATCAGAGACTCCACACATGGGAAAAACtctatgaatgcagtgagtgtgggaaagcttttcACCGGAAATCACACCTAGCAacacatcagagggtccacacaggggaaaaaccttatgaatgtagtgagtgtgggaaaacTTTTTCCCAGAAATCATACCTAATCACACATCagggaatccacacaggggaaaatccttatgaatgtagtgtgtgTGGGAAAGTTTTTGGCTGCAAATCACAACTAagcatacatcagagaatccacacaggggagaaaccttacgAATGTAGTGAATGTAAGAAATCCTTTTATAAAAAGTCAGTTCTCATTTCACATCAGAGAACTCACAcaggggaaaagccttatgaatgtaaagagtgtgggaaagcttttggTCGCAAGTCAAACCTGAACAAACACGAGAAAATCCACACacgggaaaaaccttatgaatgtagtgagtgtggaaaagcttttggtTGCAAGTCAAACCTGAAGAGACATGAGAAAATTCACACacgggaaaaaccttatgaatgtagtgagtgtgggaaagccttttcCCACAAGTCAGCTCTCCTTACGCATCAGACAATTCAtgcaggggaaaaaccttatggaTGTAAAGAATGTGGAA GATTTGGCCAGAAGTCATACCTAAAcaaacatcagaaaatccacacaagAGAAAAACATATGTGCAACGattgtggaaaagccttttgccAGCGGTCATCTCTTGTTAGACATCAGACAATCCACACAGGGGAATAA